CAGTTCTCAGCTACCTTTCGGAAGCCGTCGATGTACTCGTCTACGAGGTCGAACCCTTTCCCGTGGAAGGTCGGGAGACTAAGACGTGGTCGATAATACTGTTCCGCACGCGGCAGATCGCCGTCCTCGTAGATGTGTTTTAGGCTCTTCCATCGCTCGTTGTCGTGATGACGACCGAAGTAACCGTCATCGTACGTTTGGAAGAACTCCAGCGTGTGAAGTGGTTTCGACCCTGGCTTTTTTACTTTCATTCCTTCGGACTGTAGCGCATCGATATACTCGTGAACGGAGATGTCGTCGTTGAAGTCCTCCGAAACAAAAGCGGGTTTGTAGCCGTAGTATGCTCCCCGATGGACATTGTCGTGTGTGGTTGGTGGCTCGATGCCGGGAACGTCTTCGAGCTTTTCGGTGAGGTAGTCGAGTTTTTGGTTTCGCTCTTCGATCCATTCGTCGAGGTAGTCGAACTGTTTGTCAGCCATCACAACGCCGAGCGGATGGGCGCGATAGTTCTGACCGTATCCGACATCGGTAAACTGCTCGTAATAATCGGTTTCGACGGCGTCGAACGAGCGATTACGGAAGTGACCGAGCATCGTCGCCCGTTCGTACATCTCTTCATTATTCGTCATCATTATCCCACATTCACCGCCGCTGACGAGCTTGGTCGAACCGAGGCTGAAACAAGAAACATCGCCGAAAGTACCGACGAGCTGACCGTTGTACGTCGCCCCGTGTGCGTGCGAGCAGTCCTCGATGACCGCAAGGTCGTGCTCTTCGGCAATTTCGAGAATCGAATCCATATCGACCGGGTGTCCCCACATATGCGTGACGACGATAGCTTCTGTTCGGTCGCTCACCTGTTCTCTGACCGATTCCGGGTCGATGTTACCGGTATCGGTCTTCGCGTCCGCGAGCACCGGGTAGCCACGTTGCTGGAAAATCGGCATGACCGTCGCCAGAAACGTGTACGTCGGGGCAATGACTTCGTCGCCGGGTTCGAGTCCGACCGCGAAAAATGCCGAATTGAGGGCACTCGTGCCTGAACTTTGGACGACGGCGTACTCCATGTCGTGGTAATCGAGAAAACGATTCTCGAAGTTTTGGAGGAGTTCCGAATGTCCGTAAATGGCTTTTTGACCTCCTGATTCTAAATAGTCTCTGACGGCTTCGATTTCCTCATCAATAGTGTTCGGGAGTTCGTCGTGGGGCTTCGGTGTCCGTACAGCGCTCTCTCCGCCATTGATTGCGAGCTTTTGGTTCGTCATTTTATATCACACTCATCGTATATCTCTTGAGTTATTTCAATTGATTTCGTCCATTGTCTT
The window above is part of the Haladaptatus cibarius D43 genome. Proteins encoded here:
- a CDS encoding DegT/DnrJ/EryC1/StrS family aminotransferase; this encodes MTNQKLAINGGESAVRTPKPHDELPNTIDEEIEAVRDYLESGGQKAIYGHSELLQNFENRFLDYHDMEYAVVQSSGTSALNSAFFAVGLEPGDEVIAPTYTFLATVMPIFQQRGYPVLADAKTDTGNIDPESVREQVSDRTEAIVVTHMWGHPVDMDSILEIAEEHDLAVIEDCSHAHGATYNGQLVGTFGDVSCFSLGSTKLVSGGECGIMMTNNEEMYERATMLGHFRNRSFDAVETDYYEQFTDVGYGQNYRAHPLGVVMADKQFDYLDEWIEERNQKLDYLTEKLEDVPGIEPPTTHDNVHRGAYYGYKPAFVSEDFNDDISVHEYIDALQSEGMKVKKPGSKPLHTLEFFQTYDDGYFGRHHDNERWKSLKHIYEDGDLPRAEQYYRPRLSLPTFHGKGFDLVDEYIDGFRKVAENWEKR